One genomic segment of Coffea arabica cultivar ET-39 chromosome 6e, Coffea Arabica ET-39 HiFi, whole genome shotgun sequence includes these proteins:
- the LOC113697363 gene encoding uncharacterized protein, translated as MAEEEQHQQQQQLHSSPSSSSSAAEETLNKQTQAQFSSLPSLNGDFQTLPIMYPSYFPGFYPPQQNQEQMNHGRGLYAVPAFPFMGPTAAFAPNTLIPFTYNIPSGPSPPETGAVGENQGQQQHEQQQPQQMQPGHRQVVVRRFQIAFQLDLLLILKLVAVIFLFNQDGSRQRLVLLVFFASLVYLYQTGALAPLVRWLSQGMHRAAAPPQPPRPAVRADNAHAHAPEGAGNENDAAAADGQPVGENEHQPLNENGAEENEPGVEPGRAEGGNRLWVIVKEIQLIVFGFITSLLPGFHNID; from the exons ATGGCTGAAGAAGAGCAGCATCAGCAGCAGCAACAGCTTCACTCTTccccttcttcttcctcttctgctGCCGAAGAAACTCTCAACAAGCAAACCCAG GCACAGTTTAGCAGCTTACCTTCGCTAAATGGAGATTTTCAGACGCTCCCGATCATGTATCCTTCATATTTTCCTGGATTTTACCCTCCACAACAGAACCAGGAACAGATGAATCATGGGCGTGGCCTTTATGCTGTTCCAGCTTTTCCATTCATGGGGCCTACTGCTGCATTTGCACCAAATACTCTAATCCCTTTCACCTATAATATACCTTC TGGGCCAAGTCCACCAGAAACTGGAGCAGTGGGTGAGAATCAAGGACAACAGCAACATGAGCAGCAACAGCCGCAGCAAATGCAGCCTGGACATCGACAAGTTGTTGTAAGGAGATTTCAAATTGCTTTCCAGCTTGACTTGCTGCTTATTCTAAAGCTGGTGGCAGTTATCTTTTTGTTTAACCAAGATGGATCTAGACAAAGGCTGGTGCTGCTTGTGTTTTTTGCTTCATTAGTTTATCT GTATCAAACTGGAGCTCTGGCACCATTAGTTCGGTGGCTTTCACAGGGGATGCACCGGGCAGCTGCACCTCCCCAACCACCAAGGCCTGCTGTGCGGGCAGATAATGCTCATGCTCATGCTCCTGAGGGAGCTGGAAATGAGAATGATGCTGCTGCTGCCG ATGGACAACCTGTAGGCGAAAATGAGCATCAGCCTCTTAACGAGAATGGGGCAGAAGAGAATGAACCTGGCGTGGAACCTGGCAGAGCTGAAGGTGGCAACCGCTTGTGGGTAATTGTGAAGGAGATCCAACTGATTGTCTTTGGCTTCATCACATCACTACTTCCTGGCTTTCATAACATAGATTAA
- the LOC113695954 gene encoding uncharacterized protein — protein sequence MAISPVPMEPTGGALTETTLNSEDSRRFGNLRGVQWRIDLGILPSSPSSSVDDLRRVTANSRRRYAALRRQLLVDPHLPKDGSSSPDLVIDNPLSQNPDSMWGRFFKNAELERMVDQDLTRLYPEHGSYFQTSGCQGMLRRILLLWCLRHQEYGYRQGMHELLAPLLYVLHVDVEHLSEVRNMYEDYFTDKFDGFSFHESDLTYKFDFKKFSELMEDGNGSGKVAANASSLSQLDPNIQTIVLLSDAYGAEGELGVVLSEKFMEHDAYCMFDALMNGSGGAVAMAEFFSPSPFASSHTGFPPVIEASAALYHLLSLVDSSLHTHLVELGVEPQYFSLRWLRVLFGREFALEELLIVWDEIFACENCKLNKLAENDVDTSSGVLDSSRGAFISAFAVSMILYLRSSLLATENATSCLKRLLNFPDDVKLEKLIRKAKSLQALAVDANNSNPLLTQAGMFERSESAAVRGHSLSFDATSPRTPLTLVPDSYWEEKWRNLHKEEERKKDALEKQAPSIRKGWSEKVKLGLSRTESAPSSSSVDKRKKDPKLSVRRNLLEDLARQLGADEDTQSIMDDERADVKDQGVEDGQDFNDKFACTTEQTCLSGNAGSEENSSIFSDPPSPINGVNDHGNESGRSSVASNSSIDEHDGGTNTAELCAHNPEGLPLPVSDSPDDVSLEASPNDQTAAEKSTVGLKERKLLSSSKFQWLWKFGRGGGEGIPEKGQVSEANKGCSNRFDHDSVTRCSASNGGVILSSESSKGETVDQNVMLTLRNLGQSMLENIQVIESVFQQDRAQAAPAKNVLVGKGQVTARSALKELRKISNLLSEM from the exons ATGGCCATTTCTCCGGTGCCAATGGAGCCAACTGGCGGGGCATTGACTGAAACGACCTTGAATTCTGAGGATTCTCGTCGTTTTGGGAATCTTAGAGGTGTCCAGTGGCGTATTGATTTGGGGATTTTGCCCTCTTCCCCTTCCTCCTCCGTTGATGATCTCCGCCGTGTCACAGCTAATTCCCGTAGAAG GTATGCTGCTCTGAGGAGGCAGCTTCTAGTTGATCCACATTTGCCAAAGGATGGAAGTAGTTCTCCTGATCTAGTGATTGATAACCCGTTGTCACAAAACCCAG ATAGTATGTGGGGTCGCTTCTTCAAGAATGCTGAATTGGAGAGAATGGTTGACCAGGATTTAACGCGTTTATATCCTGAACACGGTAGTTACTTCCAGACATCTGGATGTCAGGGCATGTTAAGAAGAATTTTGTTACTGTGGTGTCTTAGGCACCAAGAGTATGGTTACAGACAGG GAATGCATGAACTCTTAGCACCGCTCTTATATGTTCTCCATGTTGATGTTGAACATCTTTCTGAAGTGAGAAACATGTATGAAGACTACTTCACGGACAAATTTGATGGATTCTCTTTTCATGAAAGTGACTTGACatataaatttgattttaagaAATTCTCAGAGTTGATGGAAGATGGGAATGGATCTGGAAAAGTTGCCGCAAATGCTAGCAGCCTCAGTCAACTTGATCCCAATATACAAACTATTGTTTTGCTGAGCGATGCATATGGGGCTGAAGGTGAACTTGGTGTTGTCTTATCTGAGAAATTTATGGAGCATGATGCATATTGTATGTTTGATGCTCTGATGAATGGGTCTGGTGGTGCTGTTGCAATGGCAGAGTTCTTTTCTCCATCTCCTTTTGCTAGTTCACATACTGGGTTCCCACCCGTGATTGAAGCTTCTGCTGCATTGTACCATTTGCTTTCTCTTGTAGATTCATCTCTTCATACTCACCTTGTTGAGCTAGGGGTAGAACCTCAATACTTTTCACTGCGCTGGCTACGGGTCCTATTTGGGCGGGAATTTGCTCTGGAAGAACTTTTGATAGTCTGGGATGAAATATTTGCTTGTGAGAATTGCAAGCTGAATAAATTGGCAGAAAACGATGTGGATACAAGCTCTGGAGTACTTGACTCATCTAGGGGTGCATTTATCTCAGCTTTTGCAGTTTCAATGATACTTTATTTGAGATCTTCTTTGCTTGCCACTGAGAATGCTACTTCCTGCCTAAAGAGATTGCTGAATTTTCCGGACGATGTAAAACTGGAGAAACTGATTAGGAAGGCAAAATCCTTGCAGGCACTGGCAGTGGATGCAAACAACTCAAACCCACTGCTTACTCAAGCAGGAATGTTTGAAAGGAGTGAGTCAGCAGCTGTTAGAGGACATAGCCTTTCATTTGATGCCACTTCTCCAAGAACTCCCCTGACTTTAGTGCCTGATAGCTACTGGGAAGAAAAGTGGCGGAATCTACACAAAGAAGAAGAACGCAAGAAAGATGCCTTAGAAAAACAAGCTCCAAGCATCAGGAAGGGTTGGTCAGAGAAAGTGAAACTGGGCTTGTCTAGAACTGAATCTGCTCCATCCTCATCTAGTGTTGATAAGAGGAAAAAGGACCCAAAACTATCTGTTAGGAGAAATTTGTTGGAAGATCTGGCCCGGCAGCTTGGAGCTGATGAAGACACACAGAGCATTATGGATGATGAACGTGCAGATGTGAAAGATCAAGGGGTGGAAGATGGCCAGGATTTTAATGATAAATTTGCTTGTACAACTGAGCAGACATGTTTGAGTGGTAATGCAGGTAGTGAAGAGAACTCTTCTATTTTCTCTGATCCACCAAGCCCTATAAATGGGGTTAATGATCATGGAAATGAATCAGGGAGAAGTAGTGTTGCTTCAAATTCATCAATTGATGAACATGATGGTGGTACAAATACAGCAGAACTTTGTGCACATAATCCAGAAGGCTTACCTCTTCCAGTGTCTGATTCACCTGATGATGTCTCTTTAGAGGCCAGTCCAAATGATCAGACTGCTGCAGAAAAATCAACAGTTGGCTTGAAAGAAAGGAAGCTGCTATCTAGTAGTAAATTTCAATGGCTATGGAAATTTGGACGGGGTGGTGGTGAAGGAATACCTGAGAAAGGGCAAGTCTCTGAGGCAAATAAAGGTTGCAGCAACAGGTTTGATCATGATAGTGTTACTCGCTGTTCTGCATCTAATGGAGGAGTCATATTGTCTTCTGAAAGTAGCAAAGGGGAGACTGTTGACCAGAATGTCATGCTCACTTTGAGAAATCTTGGGCAGTCCATGCTTGAGAATATCCAG GTGatcgaatcagttttccagcaAGATCGAGCTCAAGCAGCGCCCGCCAAAAACGTTCTTGTCGGTAAAGGACAAGTTACAGCTAGGTCAGCCTTGAAAGAGCTTCGGAAGATTAGCAATCTTTTGTCTGAAATGTGA